One stretch of Aquimarina sp. Aq107 DNA includes these proteins:
- a CDS encoding RNA polymerase sigma factor yields the protein MINANKTFDSLLVLQYQSGNKKAAGILVKRWHGRLCAQANWYVRNKEISKDIVQDSWDIILMKVYHLKDTNSFGSWALSIVTRRSIDWLRKNKKEQDVLNSIIRNSDPVVMPEEVENEESNKKMLLRRAIETLPVDQQMVLRLFYVEEYRVKEIAKILVISEGTVKSRLFTAREKLKLILKT from the coding sequence ATGATAAATGCCAATAAAACATTCGATTCTTTGTTGGTTTTACAATACCAATCTGGAAATAAGAAAGCAGCAGGGATTCTTGTTAAAAGATGGCATGGTAGATTATGTGCGCAAGCAAATTGGTATGTTAGAAATAAAGAAATCTCTAAAGATATAGTGCAGGATAGTTGGGATATAATTTTAATGAAAGTTTATCATTTAAAAGATACGAATAGTTTTGGGAGTTGGGCATTATCAATTGTTACTCGAAGGTCAATTGACTGGCTAAGAAAAAACAAAAAAGAACAGGATGTTTTAAATTCTATTATTAGAAACTCAGACCCTGTTGTTATGCCTGAAGAAGTAGAAAATGAAGAATCTAATAAGAAAATGCTGTTAAGAAGAGCTATTGAAACATTGCCAGTTGATCAGCAAATGGTATTACGTCTTTTTTATGTAGAAGAATATAGAGTTAAGGAAATAGCTAAAATTTTGGTCATTTCCGAAGGAACAGTAAAATCACGTTTGTTTACAGCAAGAGAAAAATTGAAGTTAATTTTAAAAACATAA
- a CDS encoding DUF6768 family protein, whose protein sequence is MDNHMEDIDRLIKETLTQEEAKFYDELDEQNMIEMIGGLYKTKNKWIIILMNFVNVIAFGLFVYCLVKFLNTDNTNELIKWGSGGFLAIMTASMLKLFSWLQIDKNALLREIKRLELQISSIANKV, encoded by the coding sequence ATGGATAATCATATGGAAGATATTGATCGATTAATTAAAGAAACTCTAACACAAGAAGAAGCAAAGTTTTATGATGAATTAGATGAACAAAATATGATCGAAATGATTGGAGGTCTTTACAAGACTAAAAATAAGTGGATCATAATTTTGATGAATTTTGTAAATGTAATTGCCTTTGGATTATTTGTGTATTGTTTAGTGAAATTTTTAAATACAGATAATACGAATGAATTGATCAAGTGGGGTAGCGGGGGATTTTTGGCTATTATGACTGCATCAATGTTAAAATTATTTTCTTGGTTACAGATTGATAAAAACGCATTATTGAGAGAAATTAAAAGATTAGAATTACAAATTTCTTCGATAGCAAATAAAGTATAA
- the rocD gene encoding ornithine--oxo-acid transaminase, whose translation MAVLEKLTSQQAIDLENKYGAHNYHPLPVVLNKGEGVYVWDVEGKKYYDFLSAYSAVNQGHCHPKIVGAMMEQAQTLTLTSRAFYNDKLGEYEKFASEFFGFDKLLPMNTGAEAVETALKICRKWAYEKKGISENEAQIIVCENNFHGRTTTIISFSNDPVARKNFGPYTSGFIKIEYDNLKALEQALENNTNVAGFLVEPIQGEAGVYVPSEDYLSKAKALCEKHNVLFIADEVQTGIARTGRLLATCGNCSCSDKNCSSTPNVKPDVLILGKALSGGAYPVSGVLADDHIMEVIKPGNHGSTFGGNPVAAAVAVAALEVVRDEKLAENAFELGELFRSEMNEYIKTSSIVNLVRGKGLLNAIVINDDEESETAWNICVALKENGLLAKPTHGNIIRFAPPLVMTKEQLLECVAIITKTLKEFE comes from the coding sequence ATGGCTGTTTTAGAAAAATTAACTTCTCAACAAGCAATCGATTTAGAAAACAAGTATGGAGCTCATAACTACCACCCTTTACCAGTAGTTTTAAATAAAGGAGAAGGAGTATATGTTTGGGACGTAGAAGGAAAGAAGTATTATGATTTCCTAAGTGCATATTCGGCGGTAAATCAAGGGCATTGTCACCCTAAGATAGTAGGAGCTATGATGGAACAAGCTCAGACATTGACATTAACTTCTCGTGCATTTTATAATGATAAGCTAGGAGAGTATGAGAAATTTGCTTCTGAATTTTTTGGTTTCGATAAGTTGTTACCTATGAATACAGGTGCAGAAGCTGTGGAGACCGCTTTGAAAATTTGTAGAAAATGGGCATATGAGAAGAAAGGTATTTCAGAAAATGAAGCTCAAATAATTGTTTGCGAAAACAATTTTCACGGTAGAACTACAACGATTATTTCATTTTCTAATGATCCAGTAGCACGTAAAAACTTTGGACCTTATACATCTGGTTTCATCAAAATTGAGTATGATAACTTAAAAGCATTAGAACAAGCGTTAGAAAATAATACGAATGTTGCAGGTTTCTTAGTAGAACCAATACAAGGAGAAGCTGGAGTTTATGTACCTTCTGAAGACTATTTGTCAAAGGCTAAAGCTTTGTGCGAAAAACACAATGTACTTTTTATTGCAGACGAAGTACAGACAGGTATAGCCAGAACAGGTAGGTTGTTAGCTACTTGCGGTAATTGTTCTTGTAGTGATAAAAACTGTTCAAGTACACCAAATGTTAAACCTGATGTCTTAATACTTGGTAAAGCACTTAGTGGTGGAGCATATCCAGTTTCTGGTGTTTTAGCTGATGATCATATTATGGAAGTAATCAAACCAGGTAATCACGGAAGTACTTTTGGAGGAAATCCTGTTGCTGCTGCGGTTGCTGTTGCGGCTTTAGAAGTAGTAAGAGATGAAAAGCTTGCAGAAAATGCTTTTGAACTTGGTGAATTATTCAGATCAGAAATGAATGAGTATATCAAAACATCGAGTATAGTAAATCTTGTTCGTGGTAAAGGATTATTAAATGCCATTGTTATTAATGATGATGAAGAGAGTGAAACAGCATGGAATATTTGTGTAGCTTTAAAAGAAAATGGGTTATTAGCAAAACCAACTCATGGTAATATCATAAGATTTGCTCCACCATTAGTGATGACAAAAGAACAATTGCTAGAATGTGTGGCAATTATAACAAAAACGTTAAAAGAGTTTGAGTAA
- a CDS encoding DUF2752 domain-containing protein yields the protein MEISKKTENKYLKYGYLLALVPIFFFIRYYYLNDPGSSTGEGFFPSCPFHFLTGYHCPGCGSQRAIHDLLNGRILQALQHNLLFVILAIVLFIKLYNYTAKRFLNKKLKDWTYNKYFTYIILITIITYWILRNISSAPFCHLAP from the coding sequence ATGGAAATTTCTAAAAAAACAGAAAACAAATATTTAAAATATGGGTACTTACTAGCGTTAGTACCTATATTTTTTTTTATAAGATATTACTACTTAAATGATCCTGGCTCCAGTACTGGTGAAGGTTTTTTTCCTAGTTGTCCTTTCCATTTTTTAACAGGGTATCACTGTCCTGGCTGTGGAAGTCAAAGAGCTATTCATGATTTATTAAATGGTAGAATCTTACAAGCTTTACAACATAATCTATTATTTGTAATATTAGCAATCGTTTTATTTATAAAACTATATAATTATACTGCTAAAAGATTTTTAAATAAAAAACTCAAAGATTGGACTTACAACAAATACTTCACATATATCATCCTTATTACAATTATTACCTACTGGATATTGCGTAACATCAGTAGTGCTCCTTTCTGTCATCTAGCTCCATAA
- a CDS encoding CD225/dispanin family protein, with amino-acid sequence MEANQPRPNNHLALAIISTILCCLITGIVSIIYSTQVNSKYDAGDYEGAVAASKNAKLWGLIGIIGGVLLWVVMFLIYGVALFSVLGANGNF; translated from the coding sequence ATGGAAGCTAATCAACCGAGACCTAACAATCATCTAGCCTTAGCAATTATTTCTACAATTTTATGTTGTCTAATTACAGGTATTGTAAGTATTATTTATTCAACTCAAGTAAATTCAAAATATGATGCAGGAGATTACGAAGGAGCCGTTGCTGCATCAAAAAATGCCAAATTATGGGGACTTATAGGAATTATAGGTGGTGTTTTACTTTGGGTTGTAATGTTTTTAATATACGGAGTAGCATTATTTAGTGTTCTAGGTGCTAATGGAAATTTCTAA